Proteins co-encoded in one Neoarius graeffei isolate fNeoGra1 chromosome 11, fNeoGra1.pri, whole genome shotgun sequence genomic window:
- the ahsa1b gene encoding activator of 90 kDa heat shock protein ATPase homolog 1b: MAKWGEGDPRWIVEERADATNVNNWHWTERDATNWSSEKLKELLVGLQVENDEGKCEITEVSKMEGEASINNRKGKLIFFYEWNLKAKWKGTSNSGIKYKGEIDVPNLSDENDEDDLDISVSLCKDEPDTPLFTLMKNEGAQKVREALSSYVELLKTEFTQGMILPTANGVTKQPTSQAKVKLDKTQIGSGGTTAPPCTGVRIPTCKFSLKDTFLTSPEELYRAFLNQEMVQAFTHTAAVVEPEKGGKFRLLGGNVFGEFQELVPEEKIVMKWRYNTWPSEHYATVTLTFIDKGNETELKIECRAVPESEEDRTREGWQRYYCQAIKQTFGFGARLC; the protein is encoded by the exons ATGGCTAAGTGGGGAGAAGGAGACCCTCGGTGGATCGTGGAAGAAAGAGCGGATGCTACAAATGTCAACAATTGGCACTG GACGGAGAGGGATGCTACAAACTGGTCATCAGAGAAGTTGAAAGAGCTTCTGGTGGGCTTGCAAGTAGAAAACGATGAAGGCAAGTGTGAAATCACAGAGGTCAGCAAGATGGAAGGAGAGGCCTCGATCAACAACCGCAAAGGGAAGCTCATTTTCTTCTACGAATGGAACTTAAAGGCTAAGTGGAAAG GGACCTCGAATTCAGGGATCAAATACAAAGGCGAAATTGATGTTCCAAACCTTTCTGATGAAAATGATGAGGATGACCTGGAT ATCAGTGTGTCCCTTTGTAAAGATGAGCCTGACACACCACTCTTCACTTTGATGAAAAATGAGGGTGCACAGAAAGTCCGTGAGGCACTGAGCAGCTACGTTGAGCTTCTCAAAACAG AGTTCACACAGGGTATGATCTTACCAACAGCCAATGGTGTGACCAAACAGCCAACCTCTCAGGCAAAAGTCAAGCTGGACAAAACCCAG ATTGGCTCGGGTGGCACAACTGCCCCTCCCTGCACAGGAGTGAGGATTCCCACTTGCAAGTTCTCGCTGAAAGACACTTTCCTCACTTCACCGGAGGAGCTCTACAGAGCTTTCCTCAACCAGGAG ATGGTGCAGGCATTTACACATACAGCTGCTGTGGTTGAGCCAGAGAAGGGCGGCAAGTTCCGCCTCTTGGGTGGAAATGTATTCGGAGAGTTCCAGGAGCTG GTTCCTGAGGAGAAGATAGTGATGAAATGGAGGTACAATACGTGGCCAAGTG AGCACTATGCAACAGTGACCCTGACCTTCATAGACAAGGGCAACGAGACGGAGCTGAAGATCGAGTGTCGAGCTGTGCCAGAGAGTGAGGAGGATCGCACACGAGAAGGCTGGCAGAGGTACTACTGCCAGGCCATCAAACAGACATTTGGCTTTGGTGCACGACTCTGCTGA
- the LOC132893890 gene encoding dr1-associated corepressor yields the protein MPGQKRKYNVRFPPGRIKKIMQKDTEVGRMATAVPVIISKALEMFLISLLTKTSVITQSKNSRVMSINHMKQCIESEKLFDFLKELAEQASGSSTDKESKAKGNCLGHRKMWHNGSIKTKSPEKEQLPKRHNTDPSDSSSESELVICLKSP from the exons ATGCCTGGACAGAAAAGAAAATACAACGTTCGTTTTCCACCC GGTCGCATCAAGAAAATCATGCAGAAAGATACGGAGGTGGGCAGAATGGCCACTGCTGTTCCTGTGATCATAT CTAAAGCTCTGGAAATGTTCTTGATCTCATTGCTCACCAAGACCAGTGTCATCACTCAGTCCAAGAACAGCAGAGTCATGTCCATCAACCACAT GAAACAATGCATTGAGTCTGAGAAGCTGTTTGACTTCTTGAAGGAGCTTGCGGAACAGGCCTCCGGCTCGTCAACAGATAAAGAGAGCAAAGCCAAGGGGAACTGTTTGGGGCACAG AAAGATGTGGCACAACGGGTCCATCAAAACCAAGTCACCAGAGAAGGAGCAGCTGCCCAAGAGGCACAACACTGATCCTTCAGACTCCTCTAGC GAGTCTGAGCTTGTCATCTGCTTGAAGTCACCTTGA